A portion of the Micromonospora tarapacensis genome contains these proteins:
- a CDS encoding polyamine ABC transporter substrate-binding protein codes for MRSVTRPLTRRGLLTGTLGSAALLAAGGTLAGCGTPGAQQTEAGCVSEDLSGTEKTLAFSNWPQYMDVDEDDESKRPSLDGFVSRSGIQVTYTEDVNDNNEFFGKVQNQLAACQATGRDIVVLTDWMAARMIRLGWVQRLDRAKLPNVEANLLPSLRNRSFDAESQLAIPWQSGLAGLAFNGNVAKEIRTVDELLTRPDLKGKVTALSEMRDTMGLLLMSNGHNPADFTSSQFDDALNKLKRAVDSGQIRRFTGNDYAPDLAKGDIAACIGWSGDVIQLGFDDEQITFVVPDSGVMLWSDNMLVPNRASHKANAEELINYYYDPAVAAQLAAYVNYICPVQGAQAEMEKIDPELAANPLIFPDEAMLAKARVFMALDEQQERAYETKFQQVIGA; via the coding sequence ATGCGTAGTGTCACCCGACCCCTCACCCGGCGTGGTCTGCTCACCGGCACCCTCGGCTCGGCCGCTCTGCTCGCCGCCGGCGGCACCCTCGCCGGCTGCGGAACACCGGGAGCCCAGCAGACCGAGGCGGGCTGCGTCAGCGAGGACCTGTCCGGTACGGAGAAGACGCTTGCCTTCTCCAACTGGCCGCAGTACATGGACGTCGATGAGGACGACGAGTCGAAGCGTCCCAGCCTGGACGGGTTCGTCAGCAGGAGCGGCATCCAGGTGACCTACACCGAGGACGTCAACGACAACAACGAGTTCTTCGGGAAGGTGCAGAACCAGCTCGCCGCCTGCCAGGCCACCGGGCGGGACATCGTGGTGCTCACCGACTGGATGGCCGCCCGGATGATCCGGCTCGGCTGGGTCCAGAGGCTCGACCGGGCGAAGCTGCCGAACGTCGAGGCCAACCTGCTGCCGTCGCTGCGCAACCGCTCCTTCGACGCGGAGAGCCAACTGGCCATCCCGTGGCAGTCCGGCCTGGCCGGGCTCGCGTTCAACGGCAACGTGGCCAAGGAGATCCGCACCGTCGACGAACTGCTCACCCGCCCCGACCTCAAGGGCAAGGTGACCGCGCTCAGCGAGATGCGCGACACCATGGGCCTGCTGTTGATGTCCAACGGCCACAACCCGGCCGACTTCACGTCCAGCCAGTTCGACGACGCGCTCAACAAACTCAAGCGGGCCGTCGACTCCGGGCAGATCCGCCGGTTCACCGGCAACGACTACGCCCCGGACCTGGCCAAGGGGGACATCGCCGCGTGCATCGGCTGGTCTGGTGACGTCATCCAGCTCGGCTTCGACGACGAGCAGATCACGTTCGTGGTGCCCGACTCCGGGGTGATGCTCTGGTCGGACAACATGCTCGTGCCGAACCGGGCCAGCCACAAGGCGAACGCCGAGGAGTTGATCAACTACTACTACGATCCGGCGGTCGCCGCCCAGCTCGCCGCGTACGTCAACTACATCTGCCCGGTCCAGGGCGCGCAGGCCGAGATGGAGAAGATCGACCCCGAGCTGGCCGCCAACCCGCTGATCTTCCCGGACGAGGCGATGCTCGCCAAGGCCCGGGTCTTCATGGCGCTCGACGAGCAGCAGGAGCGTGCGTACGAGACCAAGTTCCAGCAGGTTATCGGAGCCTGA
- a CDS encoding Lrp/AsnC family transcriptional regulator, translated as MTNRQHDSGNGNGGRRVSVREGASHVLLDDVAKQIIEQLQEDGRRPYATIGKAVGLSEAAVRQRVQRLLDAGVMQIVAVTDPLQLGFPRQAMIGLRTDGDLESVADRIADLDEVDYVVITAGSFDLLAEVVCRNDEHLLEILQRLRAVPGVLSTEAFVYLKLRKQTYTWGTA; from the coding sequence ATGACGAACCGGCAGCACGACAGTGGCAACGGCAACGGCGGGCGCCGGGTCAGCGTGCGCGAGGGCGCGAGTCACGTCCTGCTCGACGACGTGGCGAAGCAGATCATCGAGCAGTTGCAGGAGGACGGCCGCCGCCCGTACGCGACCATCGGCAAGGCGGTGGGGCTCTCCGAGGCCGCGGTACGCCAGCGCGTCCAGCGCCTGCTCGACGCCGGGGTGATGCAGATCGTCGCGGTGACCGACCCGCTCCAGCTCGGGTTCCCCCGGCAGGCCATGATCGGCCTGCGCACCGACGGTGACCTGGAAAGCGTGGCCGACCGCATCGCCGACCTGGACGAGGTCGACTACGTGGTGATCACCGCCGGCTCGTTCGACCTGCTGGCCGAGGTGGTCTGCCGCAACGACGAGCACCTGCTGGAGATCCTGCAACGACTGCGGGCGGTCCCCGGCGTGCTGTCGACCGAGGCGTTCGTCTACCTCAAGCTGCGCAAGCAGACCTACACCTGGGGCACCGCCTGA
- a CDS encoding DUF397 domain-containing protein, with translation MEMTGARWRTAARSSNNGGDCVEVADNLPGRILVRDSKARDGGTLAFTPDAWRTFVAGTPRPSD, from the coding sequence ATGGAGATGACCGGCGCCCGCTGGCGCACCGCCGCCCGCAGCAGCAACAACGGCGGTGACTGTGTCGAGGTGGCCGACAACCTGCCCGGCCGGATCCTGGTGCGCGACAGCAAGGCCCGCGACGGCGGCACCCTCGCGTTCACCCCCGACGCCTGGCGCACGTTCGTCGCCGGCACCCCGCGTCCGAGCGACTGA